In the Leptospira wolffii serovar Khorat str. Khorat-H2 genome, AGTTGAAAGATAAGGCGGATATATTTTTCCGATTGTCTTTTAGATCCGAATAATCGGTGTCCATGCTATCACGTTGTTTTGCTCGGTAGAATTCAGCCGGAACATATTGCTCGGATAGGAATTTTAAGGTATATCCGAAACTCCAATCTTTGCGTTTCGGATCGGAAATCGTCTTATCCGGAGAATTCTTGGTATCGATTCCGTTATCCGGAAGAGTTTGAGCGGAAAGGGCGCTGAACGCAAAAAACGCTAACGTGAACAATATTTTTTTCAATTTGTTTTCCTTACTACATACGAGATCGGGCCTGGGTAAAGGAAAGTCCATTAAATTTTTATCATTTTCTAAGTATGTTAGTGCTTCTCGGGATCGAAATATTTTAAAATAAGATCTATTTTCCGGACTCTTTTTTTGGGAAAGCGGGATAAATGTGGCTTTCCAAGGCGGAAAATAGCCTAAGAATCTGGCCCTCATGACCCGTACTTGGTTGGATTATTGCAAGTTTCCTCATACGATCTGGAAACGATTATTGTCTTTAGGAGCCGGAGGTAGCCCGGATGCAAGATACATCGTCGCCACGAATGCGGTCGTTCTGATTTCCGGCCTTTTTACGGTGATCTATTATGTGATTTTCACGATTTTCGGAGTCTACTTCCCGCTTTGGTTGTATCTGCTTTGGATCGTGAACGTAGCCGGTTACGCCTGCGTTTTATTTTGCAATGTTAAACAAAGGCATAGGTCCGCGAGAGTCTTACTTGCGATCGCGGGCTGCATGCAGCTTTTCATGATTTCTAGTATTCTCCCGCCGGAAGCCGGGCTGGATTTGTATATTATAGCGAGTTTCGCTCTCCCTTTTTATATTTTTCCGCCCGAAGAGAAAATCTTCATCTACGCAATGGAAACGATTCTTGCGCTTCTTTTCGTTTTAGTTCATATTCTTCCCTATTTCTTCGAACCGATTCTGAAATTGGATCCCGGCTATCGGAGTTATTTTTACTTTACGAGTCTCGTCCTAGTGATCGCTTGGTTCTCCTTTATAGGAAAAGAATTGGCCCAGGCGGCATGGGATGCGGATCTTTCTCTCAAGGAGGAAAAGGAGAAAACAGAATTACTTTTACTGAATATTCTTCCCAAAGAAACTGCGGAAGAATTGAAGAGATCCGGAACTTCCGAGCCTAGGCTTATAACTCAAGCCACAGTGCTTTTTACTGATTTTTACGGATTCACATCTATTGCGGAAAAATTAACACCTCACGAACTGGTCA is a window encoding:
- a CDS encoding adenylate/guanylate cyclase domain-containing protein; the protein is MTRTWLDYCKFPHTIWKRLLSLGAGGSPDARYIVATNAVVLISGLFTVIYYVIFTIFGVYFPLWLYLLWIVNVAGYACVLFCNVKQRHRSARVLLAIAGCMQLFMISSILPPEAGLDLYIIASFALPFYIFPPEEKIFIYAMETILALLFVLVHILPYFFEPILKLDPGYRSYFYFTSLVLVIAWFSFIGKELAQAAWDADLSLKEEKEKTELLLLNILPKETAEELKRSGTSEPRLITQATVLFTDFYGFTSIAEKLTPHELVKELDFCFRHFDSVTETHRLEKLKTIGDAYMCVAGVPTYRSSHAVDSLLAAMEMTERLEELAELKAGPGWTARIGVHSGPLVAGVIGARKFSYDVWGDTVNLASRMESNSEPGKVNVSQAVVNLTKDFFQFKSRGRIPVKNKGRTAMFFLTGLRKEYREKNDPSIPNARFWEDYGYRFGRR